Proteins encoded by one window of Chondromyces crocatus:
- a CDS encoding ABC transporter permease, whose amino-acid sequence MSYPLEVALRYMGSRKRAFISISTVFAILGVSLGVAALATVMSVTGGFQAEFRDKVLGVNAHVLVLKYSTDFREYRSIMEQVEKVPGVVGVAPFSINPMMLTHGDATATGVLLKGVEPSTSLGVGAGPNGPVAVLDLPRYILPGGDLSALRLPGAKPPERAAPALPPVPTLDEAPPGGAPPIPLPGTTAPDAPGKSGRLANPLLDPTDEHGRDLGLLHAMEQRIREDERKAAAAPSQPDEAPAAEAAEDDEAAEERFAAGPVGNVEPEGGYKSVLPEDDAIPAEVDPDLCANPESVAKMPGIVIGSSLAKNLDLDIGKCVMVTSPTIGFSFTADGAIKPAIAKHFRVIAIFEAGFDQYDSKLVYTDLYEAQAFYGQGDTVTGVEMRVDDIDAAPAIAKEVARTLGSGLYHTMDWEELNRGLFAALRIQQIGMSAVLALIIVVAAFTVVATLIMVVLDKKKEIAVLKAMGATNSAILRIFVYQGGIIGFAGTTFGLLLGFAVCKGLLVYGFPLDPKVYFISHLPVQVRWTEFLITGGTAIAICLLATIIPSTYAARLSPAEGFRDR is encoded by the coding sequence ATGAGCTACCCCCTAGAAGTCGCGCTGCGCTACATGGGCTCCAGGAAGCGCGCCTTCATCTCCATCAGTACCGTCTTCGCCATTCTGGGCGTGTCGCTGGGCGTCGCGGCGCTCGCGACGGTGATGAGCGTGACCGGTGGCTTCCAGGCGGAGTTCCGGGACAAGGTGCTGGGCGTCAACGCGCACGTCCTCGTGCTCAAGTATTCGACGGACTTCCGGGAGTACCGCTCGATCATGGAGCAGGTAGAGAAGGTCCCGGGTGTGGTGGGCGTCGCGCCTTTCAGCATCAACCCGATGATGCTGACGCACGGCGACGCGACGGCGACCGGCGTCCTGCTGAAGGGCGTGGAGCCGAGTACGAGCCTCGGTGTGGGTGCAGGTCCGAATGGGCCAGTGGCGGTGCTCGACCTCCCCCGGTACATCCTGCCGGGCGGCGATCTGTCGGCGCTGCGGCTGCCTGGGGCGAAGCCGCCGGAGCGCGCTGCGCCCGCGCTGCCGCCGGTGCCCACGCTCGACGAGGCACCGCCGGGGGGCGCCCCACCGATCCCCCTGCCGGGGACGACGGCTCCGGACGCCCCTGGCAAGTCGGGCCGCCTCGCCAACCCGCTGCTCGACCCCACGGACGAGCACGGTCGGGATCTGGGCCTTTTGCACGCCATGGAGCAGCGCATCCGCGAGGACGAGCGCAAGGCGGCGGCGGCGCCGAGCCAGCCGGACGAGGCGCCCGCGGCGGAGGCGGCCGAGGACGACGAGGCAGCCGAAGAGAGGTTCGCCGCAGGTCCAGTGGGCAACGTGGAGCCCGAGGGCGGGTACAAGAGCGTCCTGCCGGAGGACGACGCGATCCCGGCGGAGGTCGACCCTGATCTCTGCGCGAATCCGGAGTCCGTCGCGAAGATGCCCGGCATCGTGATCGGCTCGTCGCTGGCGAAGAACCTCGATCTCGACATTGGCAAGTGTGTGATGGTCACCTCGCCGACCATCGGGTTCTCGTTCACCGCGGATGGCGCGATCAAGCCGGCCATCGCCAAGCACTTCCGGGTGATCGCCATCTTCGAGGCCGGCTTCGATCAGTACGACTCCAAGCTGGTCTACACCGACCTGTACGAGGCGCAGGCCTTCTACGGGCAGGGAGACACGGTGACCGGCGTCGAGATGCGGGTGGACGACATCGACGCGGCGCCCGCGATCGCGAAGGAGGTCGCGCGGACGCTGGGCAGCGGGCTGTACCACACGATGGACTGGGAGGAGCTGAACCGAGGGCTCTTCGCTGCGCTGCGCATCCAGCAGATCGGGATGAGCGCCGTGCTCGCGCTCATCATCGTGGTCGCGGCGTTCACCGTGGTCGCCACGCTGATCATGGTGGTGCTCGACAAGAAAAAGGAGATCGCCGTCCTGAAGGCGATGGGTGCGACCAACTCGGCGATCCTGCGGATCTTCGTCTACCAGGGCGGCATCATCGGCTTCGCAGGGACGACCTTCGGCTTGCTGCTCGGGTTCGCGGTGTGCAAGGGACTCCTGGTCTATGGCTTCCCGCTGGATCCGAAGGTGTACTTCATCTCCCACCTGCCGGTGCAGGTGCGCTGGACCGAGTTCCTGATCACCGGCGGCACGGCCATCGCGATCTGCCTGCTCGCCACCATC
- a CDS encoding M1 family metallopeptidase encodes MSKRAGVPSLLRVLKVSIGIACGGLVGCGGEETLEGPPGLAVSRAYDVVSYNLRGEFDWERGRLVATVGISLVSLEPEATRIALDSMVAEVKSVLDAEGEALSFTVDEDEGELVVELPAGRPGGGGAPLALEIAYEAASGGSLSGVPPRRGDPIGKRALYTLSEPLGASSWMPCHNQPGDRALFAVTMHMAASERMIANGALTMDEPEGEGGRRMQYVTEESLPTYLMAFAISEFEVETTMHGALPVSVWHRADVPGDHLGVLEETRRQIALFESLLGVPYPYEKYALVMLPDYSGGVEHASVSFVGEVASGQPSLLLDVTLASHELGHQWFGDLVTIASWDDLWIKEGLATLLSVEALRFHEDLSASGTLFGDTLYVASGDAVRDVSLAPQDKYTSGPYARAAWVFAQVREVLGEGAFWATLRQILEEKRHGVVSTEDVFAAFGLPLGDEAAARMRRAVDARALPTLELREAEGGGLVCTLRDPEAVLIAPIELSWHREDGSAELEVLAPGVPVTLRRHSPGDFLVVDPGDVHPSVLGFLADDESYLLYFEALVALLMPASPGRTAEFLALPGVHQVAAMRVVGLPPVLPDGFDGFKASLHAESARAASIEAACGSASVEVDPALQAAWGDTLRAALTGQRHTMGLDYVSSFAACDGLAPSRTLFAAEWSALERGLGAGEVSVMELAFLSKFALPLDDALAAWGAVALEGYSVRVRAMASAQLANYAARLAEGEVGERAVYRSVVASLLVSEASEVLRHALRAVPYVRGASKEDDAALLGGLRDVLGSATARKVHTQAVCAAHGLLSADEAGWKAFVESLAGARLAQGVRALLDDPGRCG; translated from the coding sequence ATGAGCAAGCGCGCTGGGGTTCCTTCGTTGCTGCGCGTCCTGAAGGTGTCGATCGGGATCGCGTGCGGTGGGCTCGTGGGGTGTGGAGGGGAGGAGACGCTGGAGGGGCCTCCCGGCCTCGCGGTGAGCCGGGCGTACGACGTGGTGTCCTACAACCTGCGTGGGGAGTTCGACTGGGAGCGAGGGCGCCTCGTGGCGACGGTGGGGATCTCGCTCGTGTCGCTCGAGCCCGAGGCGACGCGGATCGCGCTGGACAGCATGGTGGCCGAGGTGAAGTCGGTCCTCGATGCCGAGGGGGAGGCGCTCTCGTTCACCGTCGACGAGGACGAGGGGGAGCTCGTCGTGGAGCTTCCGGCGGGGCGCCCAGGGGGCGGTGGGGCGCCGCTCGCGCTGGAGATCGCGTATGAGGCGGCATCGGGGGGATCGCTCAGCGGTGTGCCGCCACGTCGGGGTGATCCGATCGGCAAGCGCGCTCTCTACACGCTCTCGGAGCCGCTGGGCGCGTCGAGCTGGATGCCTTGCCACAACCAGCCCGGTGACAGGGCGCTGTTCGCGGTGACGATGCACATGGCGGCGTCGGAGCGGATGATCGCCAACGGCGCGCTGACCATGGACGAGCCCGAAGGGGAGGGCGGGCGCCGGATGCAGTACGTGACGGAGGAGTCGCTGCCGACGTACCTGATGGCGTTCGCGATCAGCGAGTTCGAGGTGGAGACGACGATGCACGGGGCGCTCCCCGTCTCGGTATGGCACCGCGCCGACGTCCCCGGGGATCACCTGGGCGTGCTCGAAGAGACGCGGCGGCAGATCGCGCTGTTCGAGTCGCTGCTGGGGGTGCCGTACCCGTACGAGAAGTACGCGCTGGTGATGCTGCCGGACTACAGCGGCGGTGTGGAGCACGCGAGCGTGTCGTTCGTCGGGGAGGTGGCGTCAGGGCAGCCTTCGTTGCTGCTCGACGTGACGCTGGCGTCACACGAGCTGGGGCACCAGTGGTTCGGGGATCTGGTGACGATCGCGAGCTGGGACGATCTGTGGATCAAGGAGGGGCTCGCGACGCTGCTCAGCGTGGAGGCGCTGCGCTTCCACGAGGACCTGAGCGCGTCGGGGACGCTGTTCGGCGACACCCTGTACGTGGCGTCGGGGGACGCGGTTCGCGATGTGTCGCTTGCGCCTCAGGACAAGTACACGTCAGGGCCCTACGCGCGCGCGGCGTGGGTGTTCGCGCAGGTGCGCGAGGTGCTGGGCGAGGGCGCGTTCTGGGCGACGCTGCGGCAGATCCTGGAGGAGAAGCGGCACGGGGTGGTGAGCACGGAGGATGTCTTCGCGGCGTTCGGTCTGCCGCTCGGGGACGAGGCCGCGGCGCGGATGCGGCGGGCCGTGGACGCGCGGGCACTGCCGACCCTCGAGCTGCGCGAGGCGGAGGGGGGCGGGCTGGTCTGCACGCTGCGGGATCCGGAGGCGGTGCTGATCGCGCCGATCGAGCTGTCGTGGCACCGGGAGGACGGGTCGGCGGAGCTGGAAGTGCTCGCGCCCGGCGTACCGGTCACGCTGCGGCGCCACAGTCCGGGGGATTTTCTGGTCGTCGATCCGGGCGACGTTCACCCGAGCGTCCTGGGGTTCCTGGCCGATGACGAGAGCTACCTGCTCTACTTCGAGGCGCTGGTGGCGCTGCTGATGCCCGCCTCGCCCGGGCGGACGGCGGAGTTTCTCGCGCTGCCCGGGGTGCACCAGGTCGCCGCGATGCGCGTGGTCGGGCTGCCGCCGGTGCTGCCGGACGGGTTCGATGGTTTCAAGGCGTCGCTGCACGCGGAGAGCGCGCGGGCAGCGTCGATCGAGGCAGCGTGCGGAAGCGCGAGTGTGGAGGTGGACCCGGCGCTGCAAGCGGCGTGGGGGGACACGCTGCGCGCGGCGCTGACGGGGCAGCGGCACACGATGGGGCTGGATTACGTGTCGAGCTTCGCGGCGTGTGATGGGCTGGCGCCTTCGCGAACGCTGTTCGCGGCAGAGTGGTCCGCGCTGGAGCGAGGGCTCGGCGCCGGGGAGGTGTCGGTGATGGAGCTGGCGTTCCTCTCGAAGTTCGCGCTGCCGCTGGACGATGCGCTGGCCGCGTGGGGCGCGGTGGCGCTGGAGGGGTACTCGGTGCGGGTGCGGGCGATGGCGTCGGCGCAGCTCGCGAACTACGCGGCGCGGCTCGCCGAGGGGGAGGTGGGGGAGCGCGCGGTCTACCGGTCGGTGGTCGCGTCGCTCCTGGTGAGCGAGGCGAGCGAGGTGCTCCGGCACGCCCTCCGCGCGGTGCCGTACGTGCGCGGCGCGTCGAAGGAGGACGACGCGGCGCTGCTCGGGGGGCTGCGCGATGTGCTGGGCTCGGCGACGGCGAGGAAGGTGCACACGCAGGCGGTGTGCGCGGCGCACGGGCTGCTGTCGGCGGACGAGGCGGGGTGGAAGGCGTTCGTCGAGAGCCTGGCGGGAGCGCGGCTCGCGCAAGGGGTGCGGGCGCTGCTGGACGATCCGGGGCGGTGCGGGTAG
- a CDS encoding DUF4336 domain-containing protein, whose translation MAQLTPFGPGLWLLAAPLKMLGLQLGTRMTVIRLDDGSVVLHSPVVIDDTLAKEIEAIGPVRHIIAPNTFHHLYVGSARDHWPEARVYGPEALKKKRPDLRLDTYLNENADLPFASELQPVTIDGTLFHETVLVHKATKTLVSSDLLENFPDCDHLLTRIYLKVNGVYGKPGWSRILRLAYRDHKAARASMNRLLALDFDRVILAHGVPVERDAHDVIEASYKFLDS comes from the coding sequence ATGGCTCAGCTCACTCCCTTCGGACCCGGCCTCTGGCTCCTCGCTGCCCCGCTCAAGATGCTGGGCTTGCAGCTCGGCACCCGCATGACCGTGATCCGCCTCGATGACGGCAGCGTCGTCCTTCACTCGCCCGTGGTCATCGACGACACGCTCGCGAAGGAGATCGAGGCCATCGGCCCCGTGCGCCACATCATCGCGCCGAACACCTTCCACCACCTGTACGTCGGCTCCGCACGCGACCACTGGCCCGAGGCGCGCGTCTACGGACCGGAAGCGCTGAAGAAGAAGCGCCCCGACCTCCGCCTGGACACCTACCTGAACGAGAACGCCGATCTCCCGTTCGCCAGCGAGCTCCAGCCCGTCACGATCGACGGCACCCTCTTCCACGAGACGGTGCTCGTCCACAAGGCGACGAAGACGCTGGTGAGCTCGGACCTGCTCGAGAACTTCCCCGACTGCGATCACCTGCTGACGCGCATCTACCTCAAGGTCAACGGCGTCTACGGCAAGCCAGGCTGGAGCCGCATCCTCCGCCTCGCCTACCGTGATCACAAGGCGGCCCGCGCGAGCATGAACCGCCTCCTCGCGCTGGACTTCGATCGCGTGATCCTCGCCCACGGGGTGCCCGTCGAGCGAGACGCCCACGACGTGATCGAAGCGTCGTACAAGTTCCTCGACAGCTGA
- the darT gene encoding type II toxin-antitoxin system toxin DNA ADP-ribosyl transferase DarT: MDRHIYHFTCTDNLVGIVARGLECSKLLHAREATFTNISFPDVQALRATKRVMTPSGGTLHDYVPFYFAPRSPMLYTIKRGNVGAFRNRSQEELVYLVTTAHTIREAGIPFAFTDRHAVHVLANYHANLAHLDKIDWPLMSATMWSDTKEDPSRMARRMAEFLVYGRVPWSLITEVVTMTPQAARRVASIVHGGPVEKRVSVKPGWYY, translated from the coding sequence ATGGATCGGCACATTTACCATTTCACTTGTACCGACAACCTCGTCGGGATTGTCGCGCGTGGGCTGGAATGCTCGAAGCTCCTCCATGCCCGCGAAGCGACGTTCACCAACATCTCATTCCCTGATGTCCAGGCATTACGCGCAACGAAGCGCGTCATGACACCATCTGGCGGAACGTTGCACGATTATGTGCCGTTCTACTTCGCGCCCCGATCGCCCATGCTCTACACGATCAAGCGCGGCAACGTGGGCGCCTTCCGCAACCGATCTCAGGAGGAACTCGTCTATCTGGTCACGACCGCCCACACGATTCGTGAGGCTGGGATACCCTTCGCGTTCACCGATCGACACGCGGTACACGTCCTGGCGAATTACCATGCGAACCTCGCCCACTTGGACAAGATCGACTGGCCGTTGATGTCCGCCACGATGTGGTCTGACACGAAGGAAGACCCGAGCCGGATGGCGCGACGCATGGCGGAGTTTCTGGTGTACGGCAGGGTTCCGTGGTCTCTGATCACGGAGGTCGTCACGATGACGCCACAGGCCGCGCGACGGGTCGCGTCGATCGTCCACGGAGGGCCGGTCGAAAAGAGGGTCTCGGTGAAGCCTGGGTGGTACTATTGA
- a CDS encoding fibrinogen-like YCDxxxxGGGW domain-containing protein — translation MAPPTLRSLLLAGFVTSLLAVAAQGCGDGAVTSAVPCEGGLTRCGDGCVDPQGNPDHCGACGVACDDGEACIAGACAASVCTPGEAQLCYTGPEGTQGVGACKGGAQACDASGASYGACVGEVTPIEENCDTPEDDDCDGQVNEDCAYRRCTDLPAGTPSGVFLLDPDGSGPVEPFAAYCEMELEGGGWTLVASVADRSYFSDTSCYLACGNANQVGACNEERFKAADTAGDVESFTFADHKSDAYAVVPFREFLFVDSEGQYASYLISSAVQSNVSAWYPAGMKNWVPLQVEEHSTYSYPVAATNIPLEANNCGTLRLSFNVEDSDTPMGAGCHEIKKGPVWPKFENDGCYWDEAGISWVHDSFYKDNNSTYRLWLVR, via the coding sequence ATGGCACCCCCTACCTTGCGCTCCTTGCTCCTCGCTGGCTTCGTGACGTCGCTCCTCGCTGTCGCAGCGCAAGGGTGTGGCGACGGGGCCGTGACCTCCGCGGTTCCCTGTGAAGGTGGGCTCACACGGTGCGGGGACGGCTGTGTCGACCCCCAGGGCAACCCGGATCACTGCGGGGCGTGCGGGGTCGCGTGTGACGACGGGGAGGCCTGCATCGCGGGGGCGTGCGCGGCGAGCGTGTGCACGCCCGGCGAGGCGCAGCTCTGTTACACGGGGCCCGAAGGGACCCAGGGCGTGGGGGCGTGCAAGGGCGGCGCGCAAGCGTGCGATGCGAGCGGCGCGAGCTACGGCGCCTGCGTGGGCGAGGTGACGCCCATCGAGGAGAACTGCGACACGCCCGAGGACGACGACTGCGATGGGCAGGTGAACGAGGACTGCGCATACCGGCGGTGTACGGACCTGCCGGCGGGCACACCGAGCGGCGTGTTCTTGCTCGATCCGGACGGGAGCGGCCCGGTGGAGCCCTTCGCCGCCTACTGCGAGATGGAGCTGGAGGGCGGGGGCTGGACGCTGGTCGCGAGCGTCGCCGACCGGAGCTACTTCAGCGATACGTCCTGCTACCTGGCGTGCGGGAACGCGAACCAGGTCGGCGCGTGCAACGAGGAGCGGTTCAAGGCGGCCGACACGGCCGGTGACGTGGAGAGCTTCACGTTCGCCGATCACAAGTCGGATGCCTACGCGGTGGTGCCGTTCCGGGAGTTCCTGTTCGTCGACTCGGAGGGACAGTACGCCTCGTACCTGATCTCGAGCGCGGTGCAGTCGAACGTGAGCGCGTGGTACCCGGCGGGCATGAAGAACTGGGTGCCGCTCCAGGTGGAAGAGCACTCGACCTATTCGTACCCGGTCGCCGCGACGAACATCCCGCTGGAGGCGAACAACTGCGGGACGCTGCGGCTGTCGTTCAACGTGGAGGACTCGGACACGCCGATGGGCGCGGGCTGCCACGAGATCAAGAAGGGGCCGGTGTGGCCGAAGTTCGAGAACGACGGCTGCTACTGGGACGAGGCCGGGATCTCGTGGGTTCACGACTCGTTCTACAAGGACAACAACTCGACGTACCGGCTCTGGCTCGTGCGCTGA
- a CDS encoding CCA tRNA nucleotidyltransferase — protein MSDIAHLIDLVPPDVLGICRRLREQGKRGWIVGGCVRDLLRGKPAKDWDVATDARPEETARYFRKVIPTGIQHGTVTVVIKGVHYEVTTLRGEGAYSDGRRPDTVEFVDDITADLARRDFTFNAIAIDPVDGHLIDPFGGRGDLEARTLRAVGKPDERFAEDGLRVLRGARFSATLECVIDPETERAMGTARSLDTFRRVSQERVREEWLKAMNAPRPSVAFEAMRRTGILAITSPELIESVGCAQNRYHAYDVWGHAMACLDACRAEPILRMAALLHDVGKPRTRAFSDKTQDYTFYDHERVGAEMVEPFLTRLRFSNEQRARIVALVRHHLICYSDDWSDAAVRRWLRRVTPGLAPELYEIGTADALGKGLDATESLASIERLRARAEAVMKAGAAMSTRDLALNGGALMKALGIKPGPIVGQLLDHLVEVVTDDPEANTPDRLLDAARQRLAEPAAS, from the coding sequence GTGTCGGACATCGCGCACCTGATCGACCTCGTCCCCCCTGACGTGCTCGGCATCTGCCGCCGCCTGCGCGAGCAAGGCAAGCGCGGCTGGATCGTCGGTGGCTGCGTCCGTGACCTCCTCCGGGGCAAGCCCGCGAAGGACTGGGACGTCGCCACGGACGCCAGACCCGAGGAGACCGCGCGGTACTTCCGCAAGGTCATCCCGACGGGCATCCAGCACGGCACCGTCACCGTGGTCATCAAGGGCGTCCACTACGAGGTCACCACCCTCCGCGGCGAAGGCGCCTACAGCGACGGCCGCCGGCCCGACACCGTCGAGTTCGTGGACGACATCACCGCCGACCTCGCGCGCCGCGACTTCACCTTCAACGCCATCGCCATCGACCCCGTCGACGGCCACCTCATCGACCCCTTCGGCGGCCGCGGCGATCTCGAAGCCCGCACCCTCCGCGCCGTCGGCAAGCCCGACGAGCGCTTCGCCGAAGACGGCCTCCGCGTCCTCCGCGGCGCCCGGTTCTCGGCCACTCTGGAGTGCGTCATCGACCCCGAGACCGAGCGCGCCATGGGCACCGCCCGCTCCCTCGACACCTTCCGCCGCGTCAGCCAGGAGCGGGTCCGCGAGGAGTGGCTCAAGGCCATGAACGCGCCTCGCCCGAGCGTCGCCTTCGAGGCCATGCGGCGCACCGGCATTCTCGCAATCACCAGCCCCGAGCTCATCGAGTCCGTCGGCTGCGCGCAGAACCGCTACCACGCCTACGACGTCTGGGGTCACGCCATGGCCTGCCTCGACGCCTGCCGCGCCGAGCCCATCCTGCGCATGGCCGCCCTTCTCCACGACGTGGGCAAGCCCCGGACGCGCGCCTTCTCGGACAAGACGCAGGACTACACCTTCTATGACCACGAGCGCGTCGGCGCCGAGATGGTCGAGCCCTTCCTCACCCGCCTTCGCTTCTCGAACGAGCAGCGCGCCCGCATCGTCGCGCTCGTGCGGCACCACCTCATCTGTTACTCCGACGACTGGAGCGATGCCGCCGTGCGCCGCTGGCTGCGCCGCGTGACCCCTGGCCTCGCGCCCGAGCTCTACGAGATCGGCACGGCCGACGCCCTCGGCAAGGGTCTCGATGCGACCGAGAGCCTCGCCTCCATCGAGCGTCTCCGCGCGCGCGCCGAGGCCGTCATGAAGGCGGGGGCCGCCATGTCGACCCGCGACCTCGCGCTGAACGGCGGCGCCTTGATGAAGGCCCTGGGCATCAAACCGGGCCCCATCGTCGGGCAGCTCCTCGACCACCTCGTCGAGGTGGTCACCGACGACCCCGAGGCGAACACCCCCGATCGCCTCCTCGACGCAGCCCGTCAGCGACTCGCCGAGCCAGCCGCTTCCTGA
- a CDS encoding serine/threonine-protein kinase produces the protein MPGAPPPAPGKSPPAPRAAMASYPGVRSPLGSDPGARAAMGSNPGIPRPPTGSHPGVPRAAMGSSPGIPRPGSDPGAPRAPMASSPGIPRPGVESESDEYHLGNRADAVTIMGPPPEPEPSIEIPPPAELDDQRQPGARDPYIGTTFDHRYKIERLLGEGGMGFVYLARHKVIDKKVAVKVLRAELARDEEIFERFVQEARAASSVGNPHIVDVSDFGDLPDGSKYFVMEYLEGLSLSQIIDGTGEIEIDLIYKVGLQMADGLAAAHSGGIVHRDLKPDNVYIVPRGKDPQFVKILDFGIAKVTTDAESRLTRAGAVFGTPHYMSPEQAAGAPIDQRTDIYSMGVMLYELASRQLPFTADNFMGILTQHMYKAPVAPRALLSGPGQTCPPSLEAIILKCLSKKPESRYQSMAELREDIEAARAGSVPKAVPEMMARSGGFNVPQDYFKPKTAPPTDAPPPSVAAPNRFPRWAWIAAVAAVLGVGAAVAASLGGTQAAGGADLPAAPPPEKTTVATLPSAPEPQPTIEPSPTSDSVQISPVTRVTVALNATPKSAVAYVAGVAYQLPTRIEVQEGKPITVEVRAEGYVSQMIQLDGVETKRTVKLTKEAAKPASSRGSSPPSIDPSLRDPWAPPKPR, from the coding sequence GTGCCTGGAGCACCGCCGCCTGCGCCAGGCAAGTCACCGCCTGCGCCGCGCGCCGCGATGGCGAGCTACCCGGGCGTGCGCTCGCCCCTCGGCAGTGATCCCGGCGCCCGCGCCGCGATGGGCAGCAACCCGGGCATCCCGCGTCCACCGACCGGGAGTCATCCCGGCGTCCCGCGCGCCGCGATGGGCAGCAGCCCGGGCATCCCTCGCCCCGGCAGCGATCCCGGCGCGCCGCGCGCCCCGATGGCGAGCAGCCCGGGCATCCCGCGACCGGGCGTGGAGAGCGAGTCGGACGAGTACCACCTCGGCAACCGCGCCGACGCCGTGACGATCATGGGCCCGCCGCCCGAGCCGGAGCCCTCGATCGAGATCCCGCCGCCCGCGGAGCTCGACGACCAGCGCCAGCCTGGCGCGCGCGACCCGTACATCGGCACGACCTTCGACCACCGCTACAAGATCGAGCGCCTGCTCGGCGAAGGTGGGATGGGCTTCGTCTACCTCGCGCGCCACAAGGTCATCGACAAGAAGGTCGCCGTGAAGGTCCTCCGCGCCGAGCTGGCGCGCGACGAAGAGATCTTCGAGCGCTTCGTCCAGGAGGCGCGCGCCGCGTCGAGCGTCGGCAACCCGCACATCGTCGACGTCTCCGACTTTGGCGATCTCCCGGACGGCTCCAAGTACTTCGTCATGGAGTACCTCGAAGGCCTGAGCCTCTCGCAGATCATCGACGGCACCGGCGAGATCGAGATCGACCTGATCTACAAGGTCGGCCTGCAGATGGCGGACGGCCTCGCCGCGGCGCACAGCGGCGGCATCGTCCACCGCGATCTCAAGCCCGACAACGTCTACATCGTCCCTCGCGGCAAGGACCCGCAGTTCGTCAAGATCCTCGACTTCGGCATCGCCAAGGTGACGACCGACGCCGAGAGCCGCCTCACGCGCGCGGGCGCGGTGTTCGGAACGCCGCACTACATGTCGCCCGAGCAGGCTGCCGGCGCCCCCATCGATCAGCGGACCGACATCTACTCGATGGGCGTGATGCTCTACGAGCTCGCGAGCCGCCAGCTCCCGTTCACCGCCGACAACTTCATGGGGATCCTCACGCAGCACATGTACAAGGCGCCGGTCGCGCCGCGCGCGCTGCTTTCGGGCCCCGGGCAGACCTGCCCCCCTTCGCTCGAGGCGATCATCCTCAAGTGCCTCTCGAAGAAGCCCGAGTCGCGCTACCAGAGCATGGCCGAGCTGCGCGAGGACATCGAGGCCGCGCGCGCCGGCAGCGTACCCAAGGCCGTCCCCGAGATGATGGCCCGTTCGGGCGGCTTCAACGTCCCGCAGGACTACTTCAAGCCCAAGACCGCGCCGCCGACCGACGCACCTCCGCCCTCCGTCGCCGCCCCGAACCGCTTCCCGCGCTGGGCCTGGATTGCGGCCGTCGCCGCCGTGCTCGGCGTCGGTGCGGCAGTCGCTGCCTCCCTCGGCGGCACCCAGGCCGCGGGTGGCGCCGATCTCCCGGCCGCTCCGCCGCCCGAGAAGACCACCGTCGCCACGCTTCCCTCGGCGCCCGAGCCACAGCCCACGATCGAGCCGAGCCCGACCAGTGACAGCGTGCAGATCTCCCCCGTCACGCGGGTCACCGTCGCCCTCAACGCCACCCCGAAGTCGGCGGTCGCCTACGTCGCGGGGGTCGCGTACCAGCTCCCCACGCGCATCGAGGTCCAGGAGGGCAAGCCCATCACCGTGGAGGTCCGCGCCGAAGGCTACGTCTCCCAGATGATCCAGCTCGACGGCGTCGAGACCAAGCGCACCGTGAAGCTCACCAAGGAAGCCGCCAAGCCGGCGAGCAGCCGCGGGTCCAGCCCTCCCAGCATCGACCCTTCCCTCCGGGACCCCTGGGCACCGCCGAAGCCGCGCTGA